The following are encoded together in the Xanthobacter autotrophicus Py2 genome:
- a CDS encoding ABC transporter related (PFAM: ABC transporter related~SMART: AAA ATPase~KEGG: rpc:RPC_0198 ABC transporter related), translated as MDDVSSPRSTIALSHVDLSLGTGAARVHVLKDISVEIGAGQAVGLVGPSGSGKSTLLMVMAGLERADKGRVTVAGTDITRLGEDALARFRGRHIGIVFQSFHLIPTMTALENVAVPLELMGRTDAFARAAQELEAVGLSARAQHYPGQLSGGEQQRVALARALAPEPPILVADEPTGNLDEATGRQIMDLIFSVHRARGTTLVLVTHDTALARRCQRVLSLHSGVVKDDSAMAPRAGAEAL; from the coding sequence ATGGATGATGTGTCCTCTCCGCGTTCCACCATTGCGCTGTCGCACGTGGATCTCTCCCTGGGAACCGGGGCGGCCCGGGTTCATGTCCTGAAGGACATCTCTGTCGAGATCGGGGCGGGGCAGGCCGTGGGGCTGGTGGGGCCCTCGGGTTCCGGCAAGTCCACGCTGCTCATGGTGATGGCGGGCCTCGAGCGCGCGGACAAGGGCCGCGTGACAGTCGCCGGCACCGACATCACAAGGCTCGGGGAGGATGCGCTGGCGCGGTTTCGCGGCCGGCACATCGGCATCGTGTTCCAGTCCTTCCACCTCATCCCCACCATGACGGCGCTGGAAAATGTGGCCGTGCCGCTGGAGCTGATGGGCCGCACCGACGCCTTCGCCCGCGCGGCGCAGGAGCTGGAGGCGGTGGGGCTTTCCGCCCGCGCGCAGCATTATCCCGGACAGCTCTCCGGCGGCGAGCAGCAGCGGGTGGCGCTCGCCCGCGCGCTTGCCCCCGAGCCGCCCATCCTCGTTGCCGACGAGCCCACCGGCAATCTGGACGAGGCCACCGGCCGGCAGATCATGGACCTCATCTTTTCCGTCCACCGGGCGCGCGGCACCACCTTGGTGCTGGTCACCCACGACACGGCTTTGGCGCGGCGCTGCCAGCGGGTGCTGTCCCTGCATTCCGGCGTGGTGAAGGACGACAGCGCGATGGCGCCGCGCGCCGGCGCGGAGGCGCTGTGA
- a CDS encoding conserved hypothetical protein (KEGG: nha:Nham_1076 hypothetical protein), with protein MANGRSGGEADLVIGEGRALHAHPLRAQVLRELHARPFAPVQAPRRMLHAAFLLDAATAQADRAAVAALCHARGLPTPASSAKYHHVSFGGAELRWESHAEFCTYTWDLPSSGIQPGGLPFQPPAATLASPFGEVPQPGPLLVAVDLHLVPDTAEDFFLDQVFDRSSLARSDVNDGLAEIATDFMPDPSGFVRILVRNRGLGAESAGALVQRLLEIETYRTLALLGLPEAQRLSPEVARIEARLATAATAMTSAKGLVDNNNLLNQLVGLAAELEAGAAGALFRFGASRAYMEIVRLRLATIREVPVTGFPTWQQFLDRRMQPAMRTCFAVEERQEKIARKLSNAADLLRTRVDVELEQQNRDLLTSMNERTRLQLRLQRTVEGLSVAAISYYVVSLFHHLAEGIHESGIDVRTLGIHLDVGLATAIAVPLAVLGVWSVVRRIRRSHGDSD; from the coding sequence ATGGCCAATGGGCGCTCGGGCGGCGAGGCCGATCTCGTCATCGGCGAAGGGCGGGCGCTTCATGCCCATCCCTTGCGCGCGCAGGTCTTGCGCGAGCTGCATGCGCGCCCGTTCGCGCCGGTGCAGGCGCCGAGGCGCATGCTTCACGCCGCCTTCCTGCTGGATGCGGCCACGGCCCAGGCCGACCGCGCCGCCGTGGCGGCCCTTTGCCACGCGCGCGGACTTCCCACGCCGGCATCGAGCGCCAAGTATCATCACGTCTCGTTCGGCGGCGCCGAGTTGCGCTGGGAGAGCCACGCCGAATTCTGCACCTACACCTGGGACCTGCCCTCGAGCGGCATCCAGCCCGGCGGCCTGCCATTCCAGCCGCCGGCGGCAACTCTGGCGAGCCCGTTCGGAGAGGTGCCGCAGCCCGGCCCGCTGCTGGTGGCGGTGGATCTCCATCTCGTCCCCGACACCGCCGAGGATTTCTTCCTCGACCAGGTGTTCGACCGCTCGAGCCTCGCCCGTTCCGACGTGAACGATGGCCTGGCCGAGATCGCCACCGACTTCATGCCCGACCCTTCCGGCTTTGTGCGCATCCTGGTGCGCAACCGAGGCCTCGGGGCGGAATCAGCTGGTGCGCTGGTGCAGCGCCTGCTGGAGATCGAGACCTACCGCACGCTGGCGCTCCTCGGCCTGCCGGAGGCGCAGCGCCTGTCGCCGGAGGTGGCGCGCATCGAGGCGCGCCTCGCCACCGCGGCGACCGCCATGACCTCAGCTAAAGGCCTGGTGGACAATAACAACCTCCTGAACCAGCTGGTCGGCCTCGCGGCCGAGCTGGAGGCGGGGGCGGCCGGCGCCCTGTTCCGCTTCGGCGCCAGCCGGGCCTATATGGAGATCGTGCGGCTGCGCCTTGCCACCATCCGCGAGGTGCCGGTGACGGGCTTTCCTACCTGGCAGCAATTCCTCGATCGCCGCATGCAGCCGGCCATGCGCACCTGCTTCGCGGTGGAGGAGCGGCAGGAGAAGATCGCCCGCAAGCTCTCCAACGCCGCCGATCTGCTGCGTACCCGCGTGGACGTGGAGCTGGAGCAGCAGAACCGCGACCTGCTCACCTCCATGAACGAGCGCACCCGCCTGCAACTGCGCCTGCAGCGCACGGTGGAAGGCCTCTCGGTGGCGGCCATCTCCTATTATGTGGTCAGTCTGTTCCACCACTTGGCCGAGGGCATCCACGAGAGCGGGATCGACGTGCGGACCCTCGGCATCCATCTGGACGTGGGTCTCGCGACGGCGATCGCGGTGCCGTTGGCGGTGCTCGGCGTGTGGTCGGTGGTGCGGCGAATCCGCCGGTCCCACGGCGACAGCGACTGA
- a CDS encoding conserved hypothetical protein (KEGG: bra:BRADO4333 hypothetical protein) — MVREFEYQGETFRVTAHGVHGHEEIFIVHIEEDGVEGAEISIDRMTEENDTSAPIEAILVMLCDKLIPQSEIKVQNPAAPFAWREGNVVFQVHDGLQDTKHD; from the coding sequence ATGGTTCGGGAATTCGAGTATCAGGGCGAGACCTTCCGTGTCACCGCCCACGGCGTTCATGGCCACGAAGAGATTTTCATCGTGCATATTGAAGAAGACGGCGTGGAGGGCGCGGAAATCTCCATCGACCGCATGACCGAGGAGAATGACACCAGCGCGCCCATCGAGGCCATCCTGGTGATGCTCTGCGACAAGCTCATCCCCCAGAGCGAGATCAAGGTGCAGAACCCCGCCGCCCCCTTCGCGTGGCGCGAGGGCAATGTGGTGTTCCAGGTCCACGACGGCCTCCAGGACACCAAGCACGACTGA
- a CDS encoding beta-lactamase domain protein (PFAM: beta-lactamase domain protein~KEGG: eba:ebA2717 putative metallo-beta-lactamase family protein) — translation MQPNRRRATPAAGSKCALAEPFMQPIQIAVVPVTPFEQNCSLLWCTRTMKGVVIDPGGDLDKIRSAIAETGISVDKILLTHGHVDHAAGAAELAETLGVKVEGPGEADQFIMDDIPATAAKYGIPNARAVTPDRYLSEGETVSVGDLTLDILHVPGHTPGHLVFVHKGVGIAIVGDTLFRGSVGRTDFPYGDPDLLIAGIVGKLLPLGDNVVCLPGHGPVTSIGDEKAHNPFLPR, via the coding sequence TTGCAACCTAACCGGAGACGGGCCACGCCCGCCGCCGGCTCCAAATGCGCTCTCGCGGAGCCCTTCATGCAGCCGATCCAGATCGCCGTCGTCCCCGTCACGCCGTTCGAGCAGAACTGCTCGCTGTTGTGGTGCACCAGGACCATGAAGGGCGTGGTGATCGATCCCGGCGGCGATCTCGACAAGATCCGCTCGGCCATCGCCGAGACCGGGATCAGCGTGGACAAGATCCTTCTGACCCACGGCCATGTGGACCACGCCGCCGGCGCCGCCGAGCTGGCCGAAACCCTCGGCGTGAAGGTGGAGGGGCCGGGGGAGGCTGACCAGTTCATCATGGACGACATCCCCGCCACGGCCGCCAAATATGGCATCCCCAATGCCCGCGCGGTGACGCCCGACCGCTATCTCAGCGAGGGCGAGACGGTGAGCGTGGGCGATCTCACCCTCGATATCCTGCACGTGCCCGGGCACACGCCGGGCCATCTCGTCTTCGTGCACAAGGGCGTCGGCATCGCCATCGTGGGCGACACCCTGTTTCGCGGCTCGGTGGGGCGCACCGACTTTCCCTATGGCGATCCGGACCTGCTGATCGCGGGCATCGTCGGCAAGCTGCTGCCGCTGGGGGACAATGTGGTCTGCCTGCCCGGTCATGGTCCTGTC
- a CDS encoding protein of unknown function DUF214 (PFAM: protein of unknown function DUF214~KEGG: rpb:RPB_0286 protein of unknown function DUF214) — protein MAAFVAAAPRFPRSLRFALRELRGARRGFGVFLGCLVLGVMAIAGIGSFAGALTQGLEREGRAILGGDAAFTLVQREASADERAVLESAGTLGTTALLRVMARTAGGDAALAEVKAVDGRYPLVGQVALSPPAPIAEVLGEKGGFYGAAADPVLLGRLGLKVGDRLLLGDAMVEVRAVLDSEPDKLSSGIGFGARLLVSQAVLPQTRLIQPGSLVRWSYRVALADPAPAALTAFMDATRERFGAAGFDMRTRDGATPQLARNVRRISQFLALVALTALMVGGVGVANAVSSHLAAKREVIATLKAVGATRRDIFLIYAAEIGLIAALGIGIGLVLGAALPFAASAAIGALVPFPLEPRIDPAALALAALYGVLVSALFSLLPLARAQQARVSALFRDAIGEPAAKVGVGTFLAVAGVGAALVVLAMATSEDRRAAAVFLGAAALVFLLLRGVAAGLMALARRAPRPKDAMVRLALANVYRPGALTPSVVLSLGLGLSLMVGIALIDASLSRELAGPLRQAAPSFFFVDVPSGEEAEFRAFLAATAPGAEVKAVPMLRGRITRVKDTPAEEVKPRADAAWVLQSDRGISSAAEVPEGSRVVAGQWWTGDETEPLVSFDAELAKGLGLALGDSVTVNVLGRSITARIANLREVKWERLGINFVMVFSPATFAGAPHTVLATLTFPDGGDTAREVALLKAVAGRFPAITTVRVKETLEEAQRMLDNLSLGIRAASLVTLITSVLVLAGALAAGREGRIYDAVILKTLGATRGRLMFAYGLEYAGLGLATALVAVAAGSLAAFAVVTQVMDIGFSFSLPAAMGAVIGALVVTVGVGLAGTLRALSVPPARVLRHL, from the coding sequence ATGGCGGCGTTCGTCGCCGCCGCTCCCCGATTTCCCCGGTCCCTGCGCTTCGCCTTGCGTGAATTGCGCGGGGCGCGGCGGGGCTTCGGCGTGTTCCTCGGTTGCCTGGTGCTGGGCGTGATGGCCATTGCCGGCATCGGCTCCTTTGCCGGCGCGCTCACCCAGGGGCTGGAGCGGGAGGGTCGCGCCATCCTCGGCGGCGATGCCGCCTTCACCCTGGTGCAGCGCGAGGCGAGCGCCGACGAGCGCGCCGTGCTCGAAAGCGCCGGCACGCTCGGCACCACCGCCTTGCTGCGGGTCATGGCCCGCACCGCCGGAGGTGACGCGGCGCTGGCCGAGGTGAAGGCGGTGGACGGTCGCTATCCCCTGGTGGGGCAGGTGGCACTCAGCCCGCCCGCGCCGATCGCCGAGGTGCTGGGGGAAAAGGGCGGCTTCTATGGCGCGGCGGCGGACCCGGTGCTGCTCGGCCGGCTCGGCCTGAAGGTGGGCGACCGCCTGCTTTTGGGCGATGCCATGGTGGAGGTGCGTGCCGTGCTCGACAGCGAGCCGGACAAGCTCTCCTCCGGCATCGGCTTCGGCGCGCGGCTCCTGGTGTCGCAGGCGGTGCTGCCGCAGACCCGGCTGATCCAGCCGGGAAGCCTGGTGCGCTGGAGCTATCGCGTGGCGCTGGCCGATCCCGCGCCGGCGGCCCTCACCGCCTTCATGGATGCCACCCGCGAGCGCTTCGGCGCGGCGGGCTTCGACATGCGCACCCGCGACGGCGCCACCCCGCAACTCGCCCGCAACGTGCGGCGCATCAGCCAGTTCCTGGCGCTGGTGGCGCTCACCGCGCTCATGGTGGGCGGGGTGGGGGTCGCCAATGCAGTGTCGAGCCATCTGGCGGCCAAGCGCGAGGTCATCGCCACCCTGAAGGCGGTGGGGGCGACGCGGCGGGACATCTTCCTCATCTATGCCGCCGAGATCGGGCTCATCGCGGCTCTGGGCATCGGTATTGGTCTTGTGCTGGGGGCGGCGCTGCCGTTCGCGGCGAGTGCGGCCATCGGCGCTTTGGTGCCGTTTCCGCTGGAGCCGCGCATCGATCCGGCGGCGCTGGCGCTGGCAGCGCTCTATGGTGTGCTGGTGTCGGCCCTGTTCTCATTGCTGCCGCTGGCGCGGGCGCAGCAGGCGCGGGTTTCCGCCCTGTTCCGCGACGCCATCGGCGAGCCGGCGGCGAAGGTCGGCGTCGGCACTTTTCTCGCGGTGGCGGGGGTGGGCGCGGCGCTGGTGGTGCTGGCGATGGCAACGTCCGAGGACCGGCGCGCCGCCGCCGTCTTCCTTGGCGCGGCGGCTTTGGTCTTCCTGCTGCTGCGCGGGGTCGCCGCCGGCCTGATGGCGCTGGCCCGCCGGGCGCCCCGGCCCAAGGATGCCATGGTGCGCCTTGCGCTGGCCAATGTGTACCGGCCGGGGGCGCTGACGCCGTCCGTGGTGCTGTCCCTGGGGCTCGGCCTGTCGCTGATGGTGGGCATCGCCCTCATCGATGCGAGCCTGAGCCGGGAACTGGCCGGCCCGCTGCGGCAGGCGGCGCCGAGCTTCTTCTTCGTGGATGTGCCCAGCGGCGAGGAAGCGGAGTTCCGCGCCTTCCTGGCGGCAACCGCCCCCGGCGCCGAGGTGAAGGCGGTGCCCATGCTGCGCGGGCGCATTACCAGGGTGAAGGACACCCCCGCCGAGGAGGTGAAGCCGCGCGCCGATGCCGCCTGGGTGCTGCAGAGCGATCGTGGCATCTCCAGCGCCGCCGAGGTGCCCGAGGGCTCGCGGGTGGTGGCAGGCCAATGGTGGACCGGCGACGAGACCGAGCCCCTGGTCTCCTTCGACGCGGAGCTGGCCAAGGGCCTCGGCCTCGCGCTGGGGGACAGCGTGACGGTGAACGTGCTCGGCCGCTCCATCACCGCGCGCATCGCCAATCTGCGGGAGGTGAAGTGGGAGCGGCTCGGCATCAATTTCGTCATGGTGTTCTCGCCGGCCACCTTCGCCGGGGCGCCGCACACCGTGCTCGCCACCCTCACCTTTCCCGATGGCGGCGACACCGCGCGGGAGGTGGCCCTGCTGAAGGCAGTGGCGGGGCGGTTCCCGGCCATCACCACGGTGCGGGTGAAGGAGACGCTGGAGGAGGCCCAGCGCATGCTGGACAACCTGTCGCTCGGCATCCGCGCGGCGAGCCTCGTCACCCTCATCACCTCGGTGCTGGTGCTGGCCGGCGCGCTGGCGGCGGGGCGCGAGGGCCGCATCTATGATGCGGTGATCCTGAAGACGTTGGGGGCGACGCGGGGCCGGCTCATGTTCGCCTATGGCCTCGAATATGCGGGGCTCGGGCTCGCCACCGCGCTGGTGGCGGTGGCGGCGGGCAGCCTTGCCGCCTTCGCGGTGGTGACGCAGGTGATGGACATCGGCTTCAGCTTCTCCCTGCCGGCAGCCATGGGGGCAGTCATCGGCGCGCTGGTGGTCACCGTGGGCGTCGGCCTGGCCGGAACCCTGCGGGCACTTTCGGTGCCGCCGGCGCGGGTGCTGCGGCATCTGTGA
- a CDS encoding lipolytic protein G-D-S-L family (PFAM: lipolytic protein G-D-S-L family~KEGG: rpe:RPE_0303 lipolytic enzyme, G-D-S-L family) yields MAALGLFTFASGLPGPGAASAAEARTVRIVAFGDSLTAGYGLPASAAFPVQLEAALKAKGLDVSVENAGVSGETASQGLARLDWSIREGTDAVIVELGANDMLRGLNPATTRKALTEIVQRLKGRGITVLLAGMKAAPNLGRPYQETFDAIFPELAAAEGVLLYPFFLDGVAGERALVQPDGLHPTAEGVRRIVSGILPKAEELVAQVQAKGK; encoded by the coding sequence ATGGCCGCGCTCGGCCTGTTCACGTTCGCGTCAGGCCTTCCTGGGCCGGGAGCCGCCTCGGCGGCCGAGGCCCGGACGGTACGCATCGTCGCCTTCGGCGACAGCCTCACCGCCGGCTACGGACTGCCCGCCAGCGCTGCCTTCCCGGTCCAGCTGGAGGCGGCGCTGAAGGCCAAGGGACTCGACGTGAGCGTCGAGAATGCCGGTGTCTCCGGCGAGACCGCGTCCCAGGGCCTCGCCCGGCTCGACTGGTCCATCCGCGAGGGCACCGACGCGGTGATCGTGGAGCTGGGCGCCAACGACATGCTGCGCGGCCTCAACCCCGCCACCACGCGCAAGGCGCTGACCGAGATCGTCCAGCGGCTGAAGGGGCGCGGCATCACCGTGCTGCTGGCCGGCATGAAGGCCGCGCCCAACCTGGGCAGGCCCTATCAGGAGACGTTCGACGCCATCTTCCCGGAACTCGCCGCGGCGGAGGGAGTGCTGCTCTATCCCTTCTTCCTCGACGGCGTGGCCGGCGAGCGCGCGCTGGTGCAGCCGGACGGCCTCCATCCCACGGCCGAGGGCGTCAGGCGCATCGTCTCCGGCATCCTGCCCAAGGCGGAGGAGCTGGTGGCGCAGGTTCAAGCCAAGGGGAAATAG
- a CDS encoding Gluconate 2-dehydrogenase (acceptor) (PFAM: cytochrome c class I~KEGG: pnu:Pnuc_0555 cytochrome c, class I), translating to MVRASGFSRRIAALAAATFLSAGAPAVAQIATYPVADAAKDADLVARGEYLAKAADCMPCHTGDKAKPFAGGLGLNTPFGMIYSPNITSDRSTGIGLWTYEQFVNAVRNGIRKDGAYLYPAMPFDAYTEISDDDMKALWAFVRRIPPIPNTPPANGLEFPFNVRLGMLAWRELFFQNARFVPNAAKSAEWNRGAYLVNALGHCSDCHTPRNIMGATKGKAHFLGADVDGFWAPDIATDALMKDGWTVDTLSVFLKTGSAPAKTSVFGPMAEVVHDSLGFLTDADRAAIVTYLFDSPRPADVPAPQAASPLPAAVYTRASALYVDNCAVCHMDKGAGRGDTVPALAGNPAVVAVEPYNIIMAVLGGLPTGGTYGAMPSFAGRLDDRQIADLANYVRTSWGNTAAPNVTASMVASWRATTHVPDYGTQAADAFTCPDVGGAPGSDGPDPKAVAALSAMMAGGQHSIPMMVDAYKAASGSAGSGTVVDALTAAYCPVVAKSDAPTWQKYAELRRFTLQTALEVSRRTITGPVDSQPIAWALPVGPGLVLKEPKSLVGKLACPADDGKAVPADLSAAATKLLGAPKPPMAGDAISTLATTLYQQNPKAPPADVANALIAAYCRVVVAEPNTTVADQNELLNGFAGQAVQALQLLPPRKVVVEVPTKPAAPAPAPAAAPVPAKKK from the coding sequence ATGGTCAGGGCTTCAGGATTTTCCCGCAGGATCGCCGCGCTGGCGGCCGCCACCTTCCTGAGCGCCGGCGCGCCGGCGGTGGCGCAGATCGCCACCTATCCGGTGGCCGACGCGGCCAAGGACGCCGACCTCGTGGCGCGCGGCGAATATCTCGCCAAGGCGGCGGACTGCATGCCCTGCCACACCGGCGACAAGGCCAAGCCCTTCGCCGGAGGGCTGGGGCTGAACACCCCGTTCGGCATGATCTATTCGCCCAACATCACCTCGGACCGCTCCACCGGCATCGGCCTTTGGACCTATGAGCAGTTCGTGAACGCGGTGCGTAACGGCATCCGCAAGGACGGCGCCTACCTCTATCCCGCCATGCCGTTCGACGCCTATACGGAAATCAGCGACGACGACATGAAGGCCCTGTGGGCCTTCGTGCGGCGCATTCCGCCCATTCCCAACACTCCCCCGGCCAACGGGCTGGAATTCCCCTTCAACGTGCGCCTCGGCATGCTGGCGTGGCGCGAGCTGTTCTTCCAGAACGCCCGCTTCGTCCCCAACGCAGCCAAGAGCGCGGAATGGAATCGCGGCGCCTATCTGGTGAATGCGCTGGGCCATTGCTCGGACTGCCACACCCCGCGCAACATCATGGGCGCCACCAAGGGCAAGGCCCATTTCCTCGGCGCCGACGTGGACGGCTTCTGGGCGCCGGACATCGCCACCGACGCGTTGATGAAGGACGGCTGGACGGTGGACACCCTCTCGGTGTTCCTCAAGACCGGCTCGGCGCCCGCCAAGACCTCGGTGTTCGGCCCCATGGCCGAGGTGGTGCATGACTCCCTCGGCTTCCTCACCGATGCCGACCGTGCCGCCATCGTCACCTATCTGTTCGATTCACCCCGGCCGGCGGACGTGCCGGCGCCACAGGCGGCCTCGCCGCTGCCGGCCGCCGTCTACACCCGCGCCTCCGCGCTTTATGTGGACAATTGCGCCGTCTGCCACATGGACAAGGGCGCCGGCCGCGGCGACACGGTGCCGGCGCTGGCCGGCAATCCGGCGGTGGTGGCGGTGGAGCCCTACAACATCATCATGGCCGTGCTCGGCGGCCTGCCCACCGGCGGCACCTACGGCGCCATGCCCTCCTTCGCCGGCCGGCTCGACGACCGGCAGATCGCCGATCTCGCCAATTATGTGCGCACCTCCTGGGGCAACACCGCGGCGCCGAACGTGACCGCTTCCATGGTCGCCTCCTGGCGCGCCACCACCCATGTGCCGGACTATGGCACGCAGGCAGCGGATGCCTTCACCTGCCCCGACGTGGGCGGCGCCCCCGGTTCGGACGGGCCGGATCCGAAGGCGGTGGCGGCGCTCTCCGCCATGATGGCCGGCGGTCAGCACTCCATTCCCATGATGGTGGACGCCTACAAGGCCGCCTCGGGCAGTGCTGGCAGCGGCACGGTGGTGGATGCGCTCACCGCCGCCTATTGCCCGGTGGTGGCCAAGAGCGACGCGCCGACCTGGCAGAAATATGCGGAGCTGCGCCGCTTCACCTTGCAGACGGCGCTGGAGGTGTCGCGGCGGACCATCACCGGCCCGGTGGACAGCCAGCCCATCGCCTGGGCGCTGCCGGTGGGGCCGGGTCTCGTCCTGAAGGAGCCGAAGAGCCTCGTGGGCAAGCTCGCCTGCCCGGCCGATGACGGCAAGGCGGTGCCCGCGGACCTGTCCGCCGCCGCCACCAAGCTGCTGGGCGCGCCCAAGCCGCCGATGGCGGGGGATGCCATCTCCACCCTCGCCACGACGCTGTACCAGCAGAACCCCAAGGCGCCCCCCGCCGACGTGGCCAATGCGCTGATCGCGGCCTATTGCCGGGTGGTGGTGGCCGAGCCCAACACCACGGTGGCGGACCAGAACGAGCTCTTGAACGGCTTCGCCGGACAGGCGGTGCAGGCGCTGCAGCTGTTGCCGCCGCGCAAGGTGGTGGTGGAGGTTCCAACCAAGCCGGCGGCCCCTGCGCCCGCGCCCGCCGCTGCGCCGGTGCCCGCCAAGAAGAAGTAG